From the Niveibacterium microcysteis genome, the window CGAGCCCTTGGCGGCCTTGTCGAACACCACGCCCGGCAAGCCATGGCTGGGCGCTTCGGCGAGCCGCACATTGCGCGGGATCACGGCCTTGAAGACCTTGTCACCAAAGTGGGATTCGAGCTGTGCCGAAACCTGCTGCGACAAGGTGCTGCGCGGGTCGAACATCACGCGCAGCAGGCCGATGATCTTCAGGTCACGATTGAGCTTGGCATGGACCTGCTTGATGGTGTTCACGAGGTCCGACAGGCCTTCCAGCGCGTAGTACTCGCACTGCATCGGGATGATCACGCCGTGCGCCGCGCACAAGCCGTTGAGGGTGAGCATCGACAAGGATGGCGGGCAATCCACCAGCACGAAGTCGTATTCGTCATCCACCGCGCGCAAAGCGTCGCGCAGGCGGTTCTCGCGGTTGTCGAGGTCGACCATCTCGACTTCAGCGCCCGCGAGGTCGCGGTTGCTCGGCAGTACGTCGTAGCCGCCGGCCTCGGATTTCGCACGTACTTCCGGCAAGGTCTTCAGACCGACCAGCAGGTGGTAGACCGAAGCAGCCAGACTGCGCTTGTCGACCCCCGAGCCCATCGTGGCGTTGCCCTGCGGGTCGAGGTCCACCAGCAGCACGCGCTGGCCGTGCGCCGCGAGGGCGGCCGAAAGGTTGACGGTAGTGGTGGTCTTGCCGACCCCACCCTTCTGGTTGGCGACTGCGAAGATGCGGGCCATCAGTTGCGCTCGAGAACGATCAAGTGTCGGTGGATATCGGCTGCGCCGGGCAGCCGAAGGGCGATTGCTTCTTTCATTCGCACACCAGCGGGCAGCTGTGCGAGTTCTTCATGAGGATACACGCCCTTCATGGCCAGCCAGTGTCCGCCGTCAGCAACAAGGTGATCCGTCAGCCGGACGAAGTCGGCCATGTCGGAAAAGGCACGCGAGATCACTGCCGGAAAGGGTTTCGCGGGCTGCCACTGCTCGACGCGGACGTGATGCGATTCGAGGTTCTTCAGCCCGAGATCGATCTTTGCCTGGCGCATGAAGGTGACTTTCTTCTGCACCGTATCGACGGTGTGCACTTCGAGGTCCGGCCTGACGATCGCCAGTACGATGCCCGGCAGGCCCGCACCTGCGCCGATATCGGCGATGCGATCGACGGTCACATGCGGCAGCACGGTGAGCGAGTCGAGCAGGTGCAGCGTGATGATCTCGTCCGCGTTGCGGATCGCGGTGAGGTTATAGACCTTGTTCCACTTCGCGATCAGCGCGGCATAGGCGAGCAGGCGTTCGCGGGTATCGGCGGGCAGGTCGAGGCCAAGCTCGGCGAGGCCCTTGTCGAGCAGTTGATTGGGCGTCATGCGGCAGCGTCGCGGATCTGGCTGGATTTCTTCAAATGGATCAGCAGCAGCGAGATGGCTGCCGGGGTTACCCCCTGGATGCGGCTCGCCTGACCGATCGTTTCCGGTTTGTGCGCGGCAAGCTTCTGCCGCACTTCGTTGGAAAGGCCCCGCACTTGTGCGTAGTCGAGGTCGATCGGCAGGGCGGTGTTCTCTTGCGCCGCTTGGCGCGC encodes:
- the rsmG gene encoding 16S rRNA (guanine(527)-N(7))-methyltransferase RsmG, producing the protein MTPNQLLDKGLAELGLDLPADTRERLLAYAALIAKWNKVYNLTAIRNADEIITLHLLDSLTVLPHVTVDRIADIGAGAGLPGIVLAIVRPDLEVHTVDTVQKKVTFMRQAKIDLGLKNLESHHVRVEQWQPAKPFPAVISRAFSDMADFVRLTDHLVADGGHWLAMKGVYPHEELAQLPAGVRMKEAIALRLPGAADIHRHLIVLERN
- a CDS encoding ParA family protein translates to MARIFAVANQKGGVGKTTTTVNLSAALAAHGQRVLLVDLDPQGNATMGSGVDKRSLAASVYHLLVGLKTLPEVRAKSEAGGYDVLPSNRDLAGAEVEMVDLDNRENRLRDALRAVDDEYDFVLVDCPPSLSMLTLNGLCAAHGVIIPMQCEYYALEGLSDLVNTIKQVHAKLNRDLKIIGLLRVMFDPRSTLSQQVSAQLESHFGDKVFKAVIPRNVRLAEAPSHGLPGVVFDKAAKGSQAYLAFAAEMIERIKSI